Proteins found in one Sulfolobales archaeon genomic segment:
- a CDS encoding NADH-quinone oxidoreductase subunit B family protein: protein MARDNLRMIRKSPWVFHFNSGGCNGCDIEVVAAFTPKYDVERLGMTLTSSPKHADILVVTGPVTRQVAGSLKMIYDQMPEPKIVIAIGTCACSGGIFRGGYNVIGGVDKIIKNVICVPGCPPNPRAIYSVIKKLYDNKIGGDEGNGSSRS from the coding sequence ATGGCGAGAGATAATCTTCGTATGATTAGGAAAAGTCCTTGGGTCTTCCACTTTAACTCGGGAGGCTGTAATGGCTGTGATATCGAGGTTGTAGCTGCTTTCACTCCTAAGTATGATGTGGAAAGACTTGGCATGACTCTAACTTCATCTCCTAAGCATGCTGACATCCTGGTTGTGACAGGTCCTGTCACTAGACAGGTAGCGGGGTCTCTAAAGATGATCTATGATCAGATGCCTGAGCCTAAGATTGTTATAGCTATTGGAACATGTGCTTGCAGTGGAGGGATCTTTCGAGGAGGATATAATGTTATAGGAGGTGTTGATAAGATTATCAAGAACGTCATATGCGTACCAGGCTGTCCTCCAAATCCTAGAGCTATCTATTCCGTGATCAAGAAATTATACGATAACAAGATCGGAGGCGATGAAGGTAATGGGAGCAGTAGATCTTAG